The nucleotide window TCGTCAAGCTACGCTCAACCGAGGCAGACTGGTGCCGCGACCGCTTCGAATCCAGCACAATCGGTACGCAGTTGGTATATCCGGTTTCTTAGTCGCGAGCCCGATCGGGTGGGGATGCGCACTTGGACCAACGCGCTGCGCGATGGTGACGACTCACGCGACGTATTGGCACAAATTCTCGGGGGCGGGGAGTACTATTGGCGTGCTGGAAGCACGGAACAAGGCTTTGTCGAGACACTTTGGCTCGACCTCACGGGCGTGGAGCCGGACGCTCAGCTGTCACAGGACCTGCGGCGGATTGTGCAGCGTGATGGTCGAGAACACGGTGCGCGGATCATTCTCGAAAAGGCGGAAACCAGTGGGAGTGAGCAAGATAACGGCGAGGTTGCGGAATGGCGACGTCAGGTGGAAAGCGAAGCAGAACAACTGACTTTGGCGCTTGAACAGCTCGAGGAAGATGTGGTAATCGAGCTTACAGGAAACGAAGAGCGCAAAGTCTATGGCGAAATTGAAAACTACCTGGCCCAACTGGATCGCTTCGTAGCCAAAGTGCGTTCGCCAGCGAACAGAGACCGATTGCAAGAAGAATTTCGTGACATTGACGAACGCCTCCACGAACTCGCATCCAATCTGCAGAGGCTTATAGGCGAGCATCGCAGTCTGTCCGTGCATACACGGCAGGTGATGCGAGCTGATCGTCGCATGCATGCAGTCGTCTACCAGGGCACAACTCGCAACGAAGATCAACAGCGGCAACTCTTGCGTCAAGCGGAACTCTTTGGCGAAGAGCTGAAGGATCTCCGACGCACGGCAAAGTACGCGTTGAGGAATGCAGAATCCTCCCAAGCACTAGACGTACACCTGGATGAGTTGTGCGCAGCGGCGGAGCACCTGGTTCAAAGTGCCCAGGCCGACGCGGATCTAGGGCATCTGCGCGCGGACTTGGCGCCAATCAGCCAAGGTTGGGAACTGACCGTGGATCTACTCAACAACATGCCGCCCCGCAGCCACCTCTTTCTGCGCCGACAAGCGCAACGCGCCGACACTGCAATGGATCGGCTGGAGGAGATGCTCAACGTAGAGGGCGATCGCCACCGTGTCTATGTTCGGTAGCGCGGCAATGCGTCACGATGCGGCAAAGCTCTCTGCACGGGCTGCCTCAATGAACGTTCATTTAGTGAAGAAATGGAACCGGAGTCGAAGTCTCCGCTGTGGTATAATGCCGCGGGCGACCCACTATCGCCCCGGCCCGTTGCAGTTCCTTGGCGGGAACCCTGCGACGGGCTTTTTTTGTGACGTACGTGGGACGGTCGCATAGACAAACGTGGGCTTCGCGCCGTTTCCCGCCGCCACACTGAATAAGCATATCGTGCTCAATGGCATTCTCAACTCCTAGCTTGACGGTCTCGCGTAACAACGGTTGCATGGCTCCGTGAATGGCGCAACCTCCTCCACAGTAAACTCGATCCTCTCAGCGGCGTGCTCCAAGCGTCGGCAACTCGCTGCATGCCGCACGGGTTGGGCACGCAGCATTAACGTCGGGCCAGCGCAGGGAAGGCCATCATGATACGAATTCGAGGCAAAGACGTGTGGCCGGTGTTTCGCGGGGCGTTCGTGGAATGGAACCAGGATAAGGTTCCCCGGATGGCGGCCGCCATTGCGTTTTACACGCTTTTTTCGCTGACACCGATCGTTATTATCTCGGTCGCGATCGGCGGCTTCTTCTTCGGTCGTGAAGTGGCGCTTAACGAAGTAGTGCGGCAGGTGAGCTTCCTCGTCGGTCCCGCCGGCGGCGACGCGATC belongs to Planctomycetia bacterium and includes:
- a CDS encoding YhjD/YihY/BrkB family envelope integrity protein produces the protein MAAAIAFYTLFSLTPIVIISVAIGGFFFGREVALNEVVRQVSFLVGPAGGDAIDILVKNAPDQEASVAAVMFGVFMMLFAATGAFAELKDSMNTIWEV